A single genomic interval of Nodosilinea sp. PGN35 harbors:
- a CDS encoding PolC-type DNA polymerase III, whose protein sequence is MVPVSVGGIAQSALLTDQLLVYYRQLSEGLLTVVDVETTGSRPPDARVIEIAVVQGSLKQGITHETSFVVDAKVRVPPTITRLTGITTAMVEQGTAAEEVWQALRSPLDQGVLTGHNLAFDYSFIQAEYQRLGQGFKRPEAQQFCTVILSRLLLADLPSRSLPQLVRHFGFDVGRSHRALADTKACWLLANLLLERLANTSDDALRQQFAEQWVPLRDAVKVFGGSRSDLQRQLDARGCERRTSRRGNRHMYRRGDLERLYRELHPQQMTLNLDEAGG, encoded by the coding sequence ATGGTTCCTGTGTCGGTGGGCGGCATTGCTCAATCTGCGCTGTTGACAGACCAGTTATTGGTCTACTACCGTCAGCTGTCTGAGGGGCTGCTGACGGTGGTGGATGTGGAAACCACCGGCTCTCGTCCCCCCGACGCCAGGGTGATTGAAATTGCCGTGGTGCAGGGGTCGCTGAAGCAGGGCATCACCCACGAGACCTCGTTTGTGGTGGATGCCAAAGTGCGCGTGCCGCCCACTATCACCCGGCTGACGGGCATTACCACCGCCATGGTCGAGCAGGGCACCGCCGCCGAGGAGGTGTGGCAGGCGCTGCGATCGCCCCTCGACCAGGGGGTGCTCACCGGCCACAACCTGGCCTTCGACTACAGCTTTATCCAGGCCGAGTACCAGCGCCTGGGCCAGGGCTTCAAGCGCCCTGAGGCTCAGCAGTTTTGTACGGTCATTCTGTCGCGGCTGCTGCTGGCCGATCTGCCCTCTCGCAGTTTGCCCCAGCTGGTGCGGCACTTTGGCTTTGATGTGGGGCGATCGCACCGCGCCCTGGCCGACACCAAGGCCTGCTGGTTGCTGGCCAACCTGCTGCTGGAGCGCTTGGCCAACACCTCTGACGATGCCCTTAGGCAGCAGTTTGCCGAGCAGTGGGTGCCCCTGCGGGATGCGGTCAAGGTCTTTGGCGGCTCCCGGAGCGATCTCCAGCGGCAGCTCGACGCCCGGGGCTGTGAGCGTCGCACCTCTCGGCGCGGCAACCGCCACATGTACCGGCGGGGCGATCTGGAGCGGCTCTACCGCGAGCTGCACCCCCAGCAGATGACATTAAACCTGGACGAGGCGGGCGGCTAG
- a CDS encoding WecB/TagA/CpsF family glycosyltransferase, producing the protein MESKSTGQVFTSAVDTVATDEAAIHSALEQGFESSGSAAIAPAEVVLAAAAAGQPVPAENVKQLYRQFRKAALESTARELRKQQYEHIQNQVEILSIPIDNISVNDFLSQLKQGVVFTPNVDHLMKLQKDMDFVKAYSAADYRVCDSQVLMFASKFLGTPLKAKISGSDLFPMFCDHHRNNEAIKIFLMGGAEGIAAQAMERINARIGRQIIVQAHSPSFGFEKDEAECDRILEMIRQSPANVLVVGVGAPKQEKWIAKYREQLPNIDIFLAVGAAIDFEAGNKPRAPELLSKLGLEWLYRLSTEPGRLWKRYLVDDFPFLWLVVKERFARLWRKPAVDGTAPREG; encoded by the coding sequence ATGGAGTCAAAGTCTACCGGACAGGTTTTTACCTCAGCTGTAGATACGGTCGCAACTGACGAGGCCGCTATCCATTCAGCCCTAGAGCAGGGTTTTGAGTCCAGCGGCTCGGCTGCCATTGCCCCGGCTGAGGTAGTTTTGGCGGCAGCGGCGGCGGGTCAGCCGGTGCCAGCGGAGAATGTCAAACAGCTGTACCGCCAGTTTCGCAAGGCTGCTTTAGAGTCTACGGCCCGAGAACTGCGCAAACAGCAGTACGAACATATTCAAAATCAGGTCGAAATTCTCAGCATTCCCATCGACAATATTTCGGTTAACGACTTCTTAAGTCAGCTAAAGCAGGGGGTGGTGTTTACCCCCAACGTTGACCACCTGATGAAGCTCCAAAAAGATATGGACTTCGTCAAAGCCTACAGCGCCGCCGACTACCGCGTCTGCGACAGCCAGGTGCTAATGTTTGCCTCTAAGTTTTTGGGCACGCCTCTGAAGGCCAAAATCTCGGGGTCTGACCTGTTCCCCATGTTTTGCGATCACCACCGCAACAATGAGGCGATTAAAATTTTCCTCATGGGGGGAGCCGAAGGCATTGCGGCCCAGGCAATGGAGCGCATTAACGCCCGCATTGGTCGGCAGATTATTGTGCAGGCCCACTCGCCTTCGTTTGGCTTTGAAAAAGACGAAGCTGAGTGCGATCGCATTCTCGAGATGATTCGCCAGTCGCCCGCCAACGTGCTGGTGGTGGGGGTGGGGGCTCCCAAGCAGGAGAAGTGGATTGCCAAGTACCGAGAGCAGCTGCCCAACATCGATATCTTTTTGGCCGTTGGGGCCGCTATTGACTTTGAGGCGGGCAACAAACCTCGAGCCCCAGAGCTGCTGAGCAAGCTGGGACTCGAGTGGCTCTACCGTCTGAGCACCGAGCCGGGGCGGCTGTGGAAGCGCTACCTGGTGGACGACTTCCCCTTCCTGTGGCTGGTGGTGAAGGAGCGCTTTGCCCGCCTCTGGCGCAAGCCCGCCGTCGATGGCACCGCCCCCCGCGAGGGCTAG